The following coding sequences are from one Liolophura sinensis isolate JHLJ2023 chromosome 12, CUHK_Ljap_v2, whole genome shotgun sequence window:
- the LOC135479870 gene encoding NHL repeat-containing protein 2-like, with amino-acid sequence MSCDLEWINTERSLCFHEDLKGGLIILDFFTYCCINCIHILPDLEALEHAFPMEKGVAVVGVHSAKFANEKVSANILSAVLRYGISHAVVNDSEAKMWNELMIQCWPTLTLVSPCGYLLYNFVGEGHREKLLEFVTVAVDFYEHKGEITLSSLPLKPARENLSESPLSFPGKVCCSNDGKTVVVADTGHHRVLVLSPDGIVKHTVGNGKAGLENGSFTEALFNSPQGVCYHDDVIYVADTDNHAIRKIDLKEKTVVTVAGTGEMGEDKQGGQLGVEQAISSPWDVVLGSSLGSSEKDLLLIAMAGSHQIWGLFLKDGKWLKGRVYNAGTCVRLGGSGNEENRNNSYPEKASFAQPSGLTLSTHQDHPLLFLADAESSSIRSMSLRDGAVKALVGGERDPKNLFAYGDQDGKGYDARLQHPLGVTVLSHDPCVLAVADSYNHKIKKIDVATKQCTSYVGSGTAGNSVDGHLREVTLNEPGGLCVDRAKGILYIADTNNHCIKTVNVKTDVMRPFPIIFPSVGPDKTSDVVFKRLTRKSIPVTETTPVCLAPGGKVMFKVQVDWKPGIHLTEGAPSQWQVWVEGKSDL; translated from the exons ATCTTGAATGGATAAACACTGAGCGGAGTTTGTGTTTTCATGAAGACTTGAAAGGCGGGCTAATCATTCTGGACTTTTTCACATACTGCTGCATTAACTGTATACACATTCTGCCTGATTTGGAGGCCCTGGAACATGCATTTCCCATGGAGAAGGGTGTGGCTGTTGTCGGAGTGCATTCAGCCAAGTTTGCCAATGAGAAAGTCTCTGCCAATATCCTTAGTGCAGTGCTTCGCTATGGCATATCTCACGCAGTGGTGAATGATAGTGAGGCTAAAATGTGGAATGAATTAATGATCCAGTGCTGGCCCACGCTGACTCTTGTTAGTCCCTGTGGATACCTCCTTTATAATTTTGTTGGTGAAGGCCACAGAGAAAAACTTTTAGAATTTGTCACTGTTGCTGTGGACTTTTATGAACACAAGGGGGAAATAACTCTGTCAAGCCTCCCATTAAAACCAGCAAGGGAGAATCTCTCTGAGTCTCCACTAAGTTTTCCCGGCAAAGTTTGTTGTAGCAATGACGGAAAGACTGTGGTTGTGGCGGACACAGGACATCATCGGGTATTAGTTCTCAGCCCTGACGGAATTGTAAAG CACACTGTCGGAAATGGTAAGGCTGGACTTGAGAATGGGTCATTCACAGAGGCATTGTTCAACTCTCCACAAGGTGTCTGTTACCATGACGATGTGATATATGTGGCTGACACTGATAACCATGCCATTAGAAAG ATAGACCTTAAGGAGAAGACAGTGGTCACTGTTGCTGGGACAGGAGAAATGGGAGAGGACAAGCAAGGGGGACAGCTTGGGGTGGAACAAGCCATCTCCTCTCCATGGGATGTTGTACTGGGCTCATCACTGG GTTCCAGTGAAAAGGATCTGTTGTTGATAGCCATGGCGGGTTCTCACCAGATCTGGGGGCTCTTCCTCAAGGACGGCAAATGGCTGAAAGGCAG AGTGTACAATGCTGGCACCTGTGTGCGCCTGGGGGGTAGTGGGAATGAGGAGAACCGCAACAACAGTTACCCGGAGAAAGCCTCATTTGCCCAGCCGTCTGGCCTGACACTCTCCACACATCAGGATCATCCATTGCTGTTCCTGGCAGACGCGGAGAGTTCCAGCATTAGGAGCATGTCTTTGAGAGATGGAGCAGTGAAGGCCCTGGTTGGTGGAGAGCGGGATCCgaaa AACCTGTTTGCTTATGGGGACCAGGATGGGAAGGGTTATGATGCCCGCTTACAGCACCCCCTTGGAGTCACTGTGCTGTCCCATGACCCCTGTGTTTTGGCTGTGGCTGACTCTTACAACCACAAG ATAAAAAAGATTGACGTTGCCACGAAACAGTGCACGTCCTACGTGGGCAGTGGTACAGCAGGCAACTCAGTCGATGGGCATCTAAGGGAGGTCACTCTGAATGAACCTGGAGGGTTGTGCGTAGATAGAGCCAAAGGGATTCTGTACATAGCAGACACCAACAACCACTGTATTAAAACAGTTAATGTGAAGACAGATGTCATGAGGCCT TTTCCTATCATCTTCCCTTCTGTGGGACCAGACAAAACCTCAGATGTGGTGTTTAAACGTCTCACAAGAAAGTCCATCCCAGTTACGGAAACCACGCCTGTGTGTCTAGCCCCAGGTGGGAAGGTAATGTTCAAGGTACAGGTAGACTGGAAACCAGGCATACACCTGACAGAGGGGGCACCTAGCCAGTGGCAAGTGTGGGTAGAGGGTAAGTCTGACCTGTGA